The genome window TGACACTGAACGCCATTtccattttagacatttcagtCATTGGGTCTGACTAAGTGGAGACGTGCATCATCAATGTTGTAATGAAACTGGATAATTAAAGATGGAGCAAAAGGTTTAAAACCAGGGGACCCACAACTGAACCCTGATGGATGCCATGGAATAGGTTTATGGAAAATAAAACTCATCCAGCCACTGACACGGAGAGAAACCTATCAGATCATTTGGGCCTTAACAAATTTGAGGCTTCACTTGTGAAACCAGTGATTCATGCCCATCAGCGAGAGGAATATGACGACCTACTGTCTTGAAAGGAACTGTAGAGCATGCCAGAGAACTCACAGAGATGAAGGGTGTCAATAAATTTTAGAGCTTGTTCAAATTCCCCACCAGTTAACAGATGAGCTTTGTTAAGCCTGGAGTTGCCGTTTCATCACCTCTGGTGTGGTTTTTGACTTGTATCTTAGAcgtataaaaaatattattattggtgAGTAATGAAATCACTGCATACAAAACTCTTACTGAGAGACAATGATTAAGTTGTtcccatttatttttcttccaatGGGTCGCGGAACCTATTTTGTCATTTGCTGTGTTGGATCGTGACGGTAGATGAGAGGCAGGAGGTGCATGAGAATTATCAtaaactgtgtttccatcatgacaCGGTtctgtttggtacagtatggtacggtcTGGGTCAGGCATATGTAGGCGGGGTTTGGAATGGGCCGCATCTAACTCCACCCAGGTACTGTACTGTGATCTTTCTCTGGCACTTTAGCGTACCATTGTACTCCGGTTGGGGCTGGTTACGTTGGTAAGTCCTGATAGAAAATCCAAAAATATACgttctgtaccaaactgaagcGATGCCAACACGGCTACACAGGCAGAGGGAGCTTGGGGGGACAAGGACTGTAGCAGGGGTAAGTGAAACAAGAACTGACGTCCAGTGAGTTATGCTGGTGAATACAAACAGTCATGCATGGTGTGAGGACTGGACCACAAGCTGGATGTTAGCCGACAGCCGTCAGCTTCCAAAAGATCTCGTTTCGAAGATGAACTCCAAGAAAGAGGTCAAAGTGCAGATAAAGTCAATTTCGTAGAAAGAATGGTGGAAATGAAAGCTGCTGAAGTGCGAGGTGGTGACGTGTGCGAGCTACATGGACTGAACGCTGGAGGGTTGGGTGCAGATGAGCAGGAGGAAGGAGGCTGAGGATGACAAACACCTTCATCACAGAGGTGTGCTTTGTCCTGGGTTGAGGCGTAACAACAAATTAGAAGGTGGAAGGAGATGCATGGGTGACAGGACGGCGGAGGCAAAGCCTCAACAGGAGAGTGAAGGAGTGAGAGAGCTAATGGAGGTATGAGGGAGGGAAGCTCTGCCTTTCAGGGACAATCTATCACCTCTGACCAGAATGGCTAGGAAGGCTTCAGAGTAGAGCTAGTTCTTATGTCAACCTCCAGCAGAGGTGTCATAACCCCGTGGCCCTAAATCCTGCTTGTTTCTAAGAATGGCCGCTCACCTGGGCCGCATGGCCCTCTGGTGCCAAGAGACCAGCTGTGACACCAGCGGTGGGAGGATTGCATATTGAAGTATGCGTCGCCTGGGCAGCCATTAGGTTGCCTCATGTGATTTTGTTCCTccactgcaaacaaaacaacgtcaacaaaaagaaaaaaaaaatgttccactGTCTTTCATTTCTTGATCTGGCCAATGTCCAGTCGTGATTAGAGGGTCAGGGCTGGGAGCTGCCCTGACTGTCAGGGTCCGTCCCTGAGGAGCTGGTGTCCAAGTCCGAGTCGTCGTCATTGTTGTCGTCATCTGCTAAGATCTTCTCCCTTATTCGCCTGTGGATGGCGCCGAGTCGAGCCTGCAGGCCCTGGTAGTCAAAACGACCGCGCTTCTCACCAAAGGGGTCCTGGGTACAGTAATAGGGCAGTTAGCCACATTTGAGCGCCCGCAGTGACGTATGCcaacagacaaaacaagtaTTCTtacatgatgaaaacacacttgatgtttgtgttgtctACCGTATGTTtgtaaaaataattgaattagaaCCTCATTTCATTCGTACTCGACAAACTGACATtaatcaaagaaaatgaaggtAAATGAGagcagaagagaaaaagaaccGTAGTCACCTGCATGTTCTGTCCCTGTAGATGAAGTCTGTCTTTGCAAACTCCCTCGTAGAAATCGTAATATTCTAGGAATGACTTTTCCATCACACtcctaaaaaacacacacatgcaccaaatTAGCAAACTGGCCAACGTGCAAGAGCTCATTTGTGCATATTAACGTTTATGATTATTTCATTGCCATTTCTGTAACCCTTATATTATATTCTGTAAAGGTAAATCAGACACTTCCAATGACATGTATTaggaaaaaacatcacaacttAATTTTGTGCATGCTACTTTAAAAAAGACGCACACAAATCTCAAGTAAATGGCTGTAAAAACAACTAACCCGAACAAATAAATCTCTCATCCGCACCCCTTAATCAGATCCCGGTTAAGATTTAATAAATTATCCCTGGATTAATCTCCACGCCTCCACAAAATGTCATGGTAATGGGTTCAGTTTAGGGCAaccaacaattattttcataaccagTCCAGaagatgtcagaaaatgttgatctgtgtttcccaaagttgttttcatgatttctttgttagacggagcaaagaaacaaaatattcacaatttattaaaaacaaaaaaacactttcaaaatagttgacaattaatgtaataactgaTTAACTGTTGAAAGCCTGGTTCAGTTATTTTTGTGGTTTCCTGCTAACAGAAGCAAAAGTAAAGGTAAACTGCAGATGCATGTTGTGCTGTGTTAATACTCTGAGTCATCAGACGACAGGAGGACAGTTGTGAGCAGGTCAGTTCACACACATGAGGAAGCATCTCCATGTGTGTCCAGATAAatgttaaaaccaggtctgaacagagtGCAGGTCTCACCACAGAGCTTTGGGACAGGAGACTTTGCCTTCCAGCATGTCACACACTGCCACCCTCATGGTTTCATGGCGGATACACTCGTTGTAGTTCTTGCTGTCTCCTGGGTGGCgctcctgtgacacacacacacaaacacacaaataagagAGAGCTTAATGGAATAACTTCTTTTACTggatcaaaaacaaacaacacaaaaagacaagaaagaacTTTGGTTGAATTTAACTGGGGATGATTCACGCGCGGCTTATCAGTGCGGGTGTCAGCTCAAACCGCCAGTTACACAACTTCAGATGTGACAAATCATTTCAGTACAAGTTCCTGTATTAGTGCAAAGGATGTTTGGTACGTAAACATTTCCCAACTCACTGAATCAAATGGAATTTAACATGGGCCAAATACCAATTTAAATatcacaaagtgacacaaacaaacgaccaaacaaacacacagtaccTGTTCAAAGCCAGGTTCATTGTGATAGGGATTCTCTGTCATCAGAGACTGGAcagagatgaggacagatgagatGCTCTGGGCTGGACTCCATGCCGGGCCGGTCCAGGTCCTGCACACGCGCACAAAGACATTATTGCACAGCACACGTCTGTCAGGTTTTACAGTTAGGACTGCAGCTAAGTTTCATAAATGATCATTCTGTCAATGATTTGCTGGATTCATCGATTCGTTGTTGGGTCCatacaatgtcagaaaatgttctctGTTTCCCAAACGTTCAAACGTCTTGcttttccacaaacacaaaatgatggactttttaatgatttctttgttaaatagagcaaagaaaccagacaatattcacaattaactaaactaaaacaaaacactgccaaAGAAAGGTTTCCATTCACCCGGTGTCATTGTTTCATCAGAATCCAGATCAGCAGGACACGACAGGCAACGTCACACAATCTCATGTATCTGCTCTGTCTTGTCCCAGTTTTTAATTCCAACAAAATTTTACACTCTGTACGTTCAAGCAACAGCAGTACCTTTGTTAAAAGTATTTCTCTAACCAAGTGTAACCGTCCTTTACAGACTTCCAGTGAAACAACtaacacaaacaatgaacagGGGATGAAATACGACTCACCCCAGGATGCTGAGGCAAACCTTGCCATTGCGGTAGAAGTTGGGGTTGAAGCGGACTGTGTTGTGTCCTGTAGTGATGAGCTTGACCCGTGGCGGGCGGATGGGGTAGTTGGGGGGACAGCGgaacaggaagagaaagaatCCGCCCTCATACGGCGTGTCGAATGGTCCTGTGATCAGGGCGTGTATCTGTGAGGAAAGAAGCATCGTCAGACCGTGACAGAGAAGGAAGGTAAGAACAAAAGCTCTGTTTACATGGGCAACagttttctgactggaaatgaCAATTCCATCGTACGGAGTGCGTACACGTCTCAATGTGCAGTGTTgtctaatgctgtgtttccatcatgttcCATTTGGTTTTGGATATGGTTAGGAATGCTAAAGCTCTGGGTCAGGCTTGcttttcgactgagaacagtaccttggTAGGCGCAGTGTGGGCTATGCCCGACGGTCCCTTGGCGTGACGACAACAAAATCAgcgcaacacaacagacaacggaggacatccagcagctctgttcctgctctgtttgtggctgtttgcaTCAACAACACACCAAGCTTTGCATGAGACGTCCATGGGCTATTTATACCAATCGCAAaggagtgacgtttttctggCGCCCAATCAGCTGTGGGTAGAGCCGGCTTAGCTCTACCTTACCTTACCATACCATACCACACCATACCGTACTCAGGAACCCCAAGGGTAGGGTGtcaaagaatggaatggttggactggttattttggtactattcctcatggaaacgcaaaaaaaatgtgtaatgtaCTGCACCTTTccacacagtggaaacacaacttcatTCCCTGGAAGCAGAGGAAGCAGCATCACTTTGTTAGCGgagtaaacaaacactgctcgTCCCCTCGCCGTCCAATATCCACCCCTCTTCCACGTCTGTTTATTATTCTTTTCTGGAATGGAATTTTCATCCTTTTCCAAATAAATCATGTGTATGTGGATCAGACACGTGAGagca of Solea solea chromosome 16, fSolSol10.1, whole genome shotgun sequence contains these proteins:
- the ube2z gene encoding ubiquitin-conjugating enzyme E2 Z — encoded protein: MADSYAKESNGTALVPAQGSGASLLPTLANSLPGGNAVVAGVHSSSSPASPPPAAAAQSGLSAVMASMSAVTATPAGFGTTFAHGTTPPVLALSPTVHASTPLHGIAIGVGGVAGAGLQSQIHATPWDPTLSTDWDRERASQQCISRIKRDIMSIYKEPPPGMFVVPDPEDMTKIHALITGPFDTPYEGGFFLFLFRCPPNYPIRPPRVKLITTGHNTVRFNPNFYRNGKVCLSILGTWTGPAWSPAQSISSVLISVQSLMTENPYHNEPGFEQERHPGDSKNYNECIRHETMRVAVCDMLEGKVSCPKALWSVMEKSFLEYYDFYEGVCKDRLHLQGQNMQDPFGEKRGRFDYQGLQARLGAIHRRIREKILADDDNNDDDSDLDTSSSGTDPDSQGSSQP